A DNA window from Actinomadura coerulea contains the following coding sequences:
- a CDS encoding DHA2 family efflux MFS transporter permease subunit, translated as MKRWSGNPWAILLTLSLGFFMTLLDLTIVNIAIPSMIDKLDASLDEVLWVGNAYILVLAVLLITAGRLGDLWGKKNLFIAGVALFTLSSLACGISQDPAQLIAARAVQGLGAALLMPQTMSIIISVFPPERRGTALGVWGAVAGVSTIAGPTVGGLLVTSLDWRWIFFVNLPIGVLVLAMAVPILPGHTRTVRHRFDVVGVLLASAALFCLTFALTEGQKFEWNEGIWGLIAAGLALFAIFVLYQRGRQDREPLVPFSLFKDRNFTILNLVGAAVSIGMIGMFLPMTIYLQSVLGFSALKAGLVMAPSSLVSMFLAPVAGRMSDRIGGKFILMTGLSLYAVGMAWLVVIADVGTDWTAFIAPLVVSGLGIGGVFAPMATEATRNVPPHLAGAASGVNNTIRQVGSVLGSAAVGAVLQNRLAVSLRDEAATRSAALPPDVRGGFVKGFADAAKGGLEVGAGQSGARQQLPPGVSPTVAHRVQEVAGQVFSHGFVHAMKPTMWLPVGVILVSAAACLTLKGHNAGTPVTTDAEPATVVS; from the coding sequence ATGAAGAGATGGAGCGGCAATCCCTGGGCGATCCTGCTGACGCTCTCCCTCGGATTCTTCATGACGCTGCTCGACCTGACGATCGTGAACATCGCGATCCCGAGCATGATCGACAAGCTTGACGCCTCGCTGGACGAGGTGCTGTGGGTCGGCAACGCCTACATCCTGGTGCTCGCGGTGCTGCTCATCACCGCCGGCCGCCTCGGCGACCTGTGGGGCAAGAAGAACCTGTTCATCGCCGGTGTCGCGCTGTTCACGCTGTCCAGCCTGGCGTGCGGGATCTCCCAGGACCCGGCGCAGCTGATCGCGGCCCGCGCCGTGCAGGGGCTCGGCGCCGCGCTGCTGATGCCGCAGACCATGTCCATCATCATCAGCGTGTTCCCGCCGGAGCGGCGCGGCACCGCGCTCGGCGTCTGGGGCGCGGTGGCGGGCGTGTCCACCATCGCCGGGCCGACGGTCGGCGGGCTGCTGGTCACCAGCCTCGACTGGCGGTGGATCTTCTTCGTGAACCTGCCGATCGGCGTCCTCGTGCTGGCCATGGCCGTGCCGATCCTGCCCGGCCACACCCGCACCGTCCGGCACCGGTTCGACGTCGTGGGCGTGCTGCTGGCGTCCGCCGCCCTGTTCTGCCTCACGTTCGCGCTGACCGAGGGCCAGAAGTTCGAGTGGAACGAGGGCATCTGGGGCCTGATCGCCGCCGGGCTCGCGCTCTTCGCGATCTTCGTGCTCTACCAGCGTGGGCGCCAGGACCGCGAGCCGCTGGTGCCGTTCTCGCTGTTCAAGGACCGCAACTTCACGATCCTCAACCTCGTCGGCGCGGCCGTCTCGATCGGCATGATCGGCATGTTCCTGCCGATGACGATCTACCTGCAGTCGGTGCTCGGCTTCAGCGCCCTCAAGGCCGGCCTCGTCATGGCGCCGTCGTCGCTGGTGTCGATGTTCCTCGCCCCCGTCGCGGGCCGGATGTCGGACCGCATCGGCGGCAAGTTCATCCTGATGACCGGCCTCTCCCTCTACGCCGTCGGCATGGCGTGGCTCGTGGTCATCGCGGACGTCGGCACGGACTGGACCGCGTTCATCGCGCCGCTGGTGGTGTCCGGGCTCGGCATCGGCGGCGTGTTCGCGCCGATGGCGACCGAGGCGACCCGCAACGTTCCGCCGCACCTCGCGGGCGCCGCGTCCGGCGTCAACAACACCATCCGGCAGGTCGGCTCGGTGCTCGGCAGCGCGGCGGTCGGCGCCGTCCTGCAGAACCGGCTCGCGGTGTCGCTGCGGGACGAGGCGGCCACCCGGTCGGCGGCCCTGCCGCCCGACGTGCGCGGCGGCTTCGTGAAGGGGTTCGCGGACGCCGCCAAGGGCGGCCTGGAGGTCGGCGCCGGGCAGAGCGGGGCCCGGCAGCAGCTGCCGCCCGGCGTCTCGCCGACCGTCGCGCACCGCGTCCAGGAGGTGGCCGGGCAGGTGTTCTCCCACGGCTTCGTGCACGCGATGAAGCCGACGATGTGGCTGCCGGTCGGCGTGATCCTGGTCAGCGCCGCCGCGTGCCTCACCCTCAAGGGCCACAACGCGGGCACGCCCGTCACCACGGACGCCGAGCCCGCCACCGTGGTGAGCTGA
- a CDS encoding PadR family transcriptional regulator, with the protein MSRPLTPLALTVLRMLCDGPMHPYEMQQRIRDHAYDQAVKITHGSLYHSVERLAEGGLIEPLETSREGRRPERTVYAVTSAGRDAAQFRLAELLVRPAEEFPLFGTALAFINLLPEGEVARLLRNRGIALEAALAAHQTAHDSLRKQGIERYKLIDQEWLIARVRSELDYVRGLVADLESGRLTFDDTEPRAICHPRPRPRRTDDEMGA; encoded by the coding sequence ATGTCCAGACCCCTCACGCCGCTGGCGCTGACCGTGCTGCGCATGCTGTGCGACGGGCCCATGCACCCGTACGAGATGCAGCAGCGCATCCGCGACCACGCCTACGACCAGGCCGTCAAGATCACGCACGGGTCGCTCTACCACTCGGTGGAGCGGCTCGCCGAGGGCGGGCTGATCGAGCCGCTGGAGACCAGCCGGGAGGGCCGCCGGCCCGAACGCACCGTCTACGCGGTGACCAGCGCCGGGCGCGACGCGGCGCAGTTCCGGCTCGCCGAACTGCTCGTCCGCCCCGCGGAGGAGTTCCCGCTGTTCGGCACCGCGCTCGCGTTCATCAACCTCCTGCCGGAGGGCGAGGTCGCCCGGCTCCTGCGCAACCGGGGCATCGCCCTGGAGGCGGCGCTCGCGGCGCACCAGACCGCGCACGACTCGCTCCGCAAGCAGGGCATCGAACGCTACAAGCTGATCGACCAGGAATGGCTGATCGCGCGCGTGCGGTCCGAGCTGGACTACGTACGGGGGCTCGTCGCGGACCTGGAGTCCGGCCGGCTCACCTTCGACGACACCGAGCCGCGGGCGATCTGCCACCCGCGGCCCCGACCACGACGGACCGACGACGAGATGGGGGCCTGA
- a CDS encoding LCP family protein has product MLRNRSRRRVIIGCAGLATGLVLLLAGGLYFLQRFYDGEIRRVSGALPTAGGRPASSGRGENWLLIGSDRRADMPSMGARADTIMLVHLSGHGDRVSVIAIPRDGWVPVPGHGPTKINAAFAYGGPSLLVRTVEQLTRVRVDHYAALDFGGFVKMTDALGGVDVTVTKTTHDPMHDRTWQAGRHHLDGARALDFVRQRWNLPGGDLDRIKRQQAFLHALAAKALDTRNPLRIDRFVRAATRSATVDDSVTSGTLRGLAHRLLKTSLMEYLTAPVDRTAERDGQSVVLLDDDGVGELFTAVREDRVGDYVARNGAANTVDSVR; this is encoded by the coding sequence ATGCTGCGGAACAGGAGTCGGCGCCGGGTGATCATCGGGTGCGCGGGGCTGGCGACGGGCCTCGTGCTGCTGCTCGCGGGCGGGCTGTACTTCCTGCAGCGCTTCTACGACGGCGAGATCAGGCGGGTCTCGGGCGCGCTGCCGACCGCCGGCGGGCGTCCGGCCTCCAGCGGGCGCGGCGAGAACTGGCTGCTGATCGGGTCCGACCGGCGCGCCGACATGCCCTCGATGGGCGCCCGCGCCGACACGATCATGCTGGTGCACCTGTCCGGGCACGGCGACCGGGTCTCGGTGATCGCCATCCCCCGGGACGGGTGGGTGCCCGTCCCCGGGCACGGCCCGACCAAGATCAACGCGGCGTTCGCCTACGGCGGGCCGTCGCTGCTGGTCCGGACGGTGGAACAGCTCACCCGCGTCCGGGTCGACCACTACGCCGCACTCGACTTCGGCGGGTTCGTGAAGATGACCGACGCCCTCGGCGGCGTGGACGTCACCGTCACCAAGACGACCCACGACCCCATGCACGACCGGACCTGGCAGGCCGGCCGCCACCATCTGGACGGCGCCCGGGCGCTCGACTTCGTCCGGCAGCGCTGGAACCTGCCGGGCGGCGACCTCGACCGGATCAAGCGGCAGCAGGCGTTCCTGCACGCCCTCGCCGCCAAGGCCCTGGACACCCGCAACCCCCTCAGGATCGACCGGTTCGTGCGAGCCGCGACGCGCTCGGCGACGGTGGACGACTCGGTCACCTCCGGCACGCTGCGCGGGCTGGCGCACCGGCTGCTGAAGACCTCGCTGATGGAGTACCTGACGGCCCCGGTCGACCGGACGGCGGAGCGCGACGGGCAGAGTGTCGTACTGCTGGACGATGATGGGGTCGGAGAGCTGTTCACCGCCGTGCGGGAGGACCGCGTCGGCGACTACGTGGCCCGCAACGGCGCCGCCAACACCGTGGACTCCGTGCGCTGA
- the rocD gene encoding ornithine--oxo-acid transaminase: protein MSEDHSAHNYHPLPIVVSEADGVWLTDAEGRRYLDMLAAYSAVNFGHRNPRLTEAARRQLDRVTLVSRAFDHDQFGPFAAELAELCGKDMVLPMNSGAEAVETALKTARKWGYEVKGVPAGEANIIAFEGNFHGRTTTIISFSTDPDAHDSYGPYTPGFRTVPYGDVEALRAAMDANTVGVLIEPIQGEAGVNVPPSGFLRAVRELCTQGGALMIADEIQSGLGRTGTTFAVEHEDVVPDVYILGKALGGGIMPVSAVVADRDVLGVFKPGQHGSTFGGNPLACAIAREVIAILKTGEYQERSRTLGAHMHDRLGRLPGDLIREVRGRGLWAGVELHGRARPVSERLMELGVLAKETHETTLRLAPPLVIERDELDWALDQLEIALKG, encoded by the coding sequence ATGTCCGAGGACCACAGCGCGCACAACTACCACCCCCTGCCCATCGTGGTCTCCGAGGCGGACGGCGTCTGGCTGACCGACGCGGAGGGCCGCCGCTACCTGGACATGCTGGCCGCCTACTCCGCCGTCAACTTCGGGCACCGCAACCCGCGGCTGACCGAGGCCGCGCGGCGGCAGCTCGACCGCGTCACGCTGGTGAGCCGCGCCTTCGACCACGACCAGTTCGGCCCGTTCGCCGCCGAGCTGGCCGAGCTGTGCGGCAAGGACATGGTCCTGCCGATGAACAGCGGCGCCGAGGCCGTCGAGACCGCGCTGAAGACGGCCCGCAAGTGGGGCTACGAGGTCAAGGGCGTCCCCGCCGGCGAGGCGAACATCATCGCCTTCGAGGGCAACTTCCACGGCCGCACCACCACCATCATCAGCTTCTCGACCGACCCCGACGCCCACGACTCCTACGGCCCCTACACGCCGGGCTTCCGGACCGTCCCGTACGGGGACGTCGAGGCGCTCCGGGCCGCGATGGACGCCAACACGGTCGGCGTGCTGATCGAGCCGATCCAGGGCGAGGCGGGCGTGAACGTCCCGCCGAGCGGGTTCCTGCGCGCCGTGCGCGAGCTGTGCACGCAGGGCGGCGCGCTGATGATCGCCGACGAGATCCAGTCGGGCCTCGGCCGCACGGGCACCACGTTCGCGGTCGAGCACGAGGACGTCGTGCCCGACGTCTACATCCTCGGCAAGGCCCTCGGCGGCGGCATCATGCCGGTGTCGGCGGTCGTCGCCGACCGGGACGTCCTCGGCGTGTTCAAGCCGGGCCAGCACGGCTCGACGTTCGGCGGCAACCCGCTCGCCTGCGCCATCGCCCGCGAGGTCATCGCGATCCTGAAGACCGGCGAGTACCAGGAGCGCTCCCGGACGCTCGGCGCGCACATGCACGACCGGCTCGGACGGCTGCCCGGCGACCTCATCCGCGAGGTGCGCGGCCGCGGCCTGTGGGCGGGCGTGGAGCTGCACGGCAGGGCCCGTCCGGTCAGCGAGCGGCTGATGGAGCTCGGCGTCCTCGCCAAGGAGACCCACGAGACCACGCTGCGTCTCGCCCCGCCGCTGGTGATCGAGCGCGACGAGCTCGACTGGGCGCTCGACCAGCTGGAGATCGCCCTCAAGGGCTGA
- a CDS encoding Lrp/AsnC family transcriptional regulator: MRLDELDRRIVARLLEDGRASYAQIGDRVGLSAPAVKRRVDRLRADGVINGFAAVVDPAALGWTTEAFIEIFCTGATSPEEIYSSVRGHPEVVAAYTISGDASALVHVRARDIQHLEQALERLRREDNITATKTAIVLSRLIGRPTDAPYG, from the coding sequence TTGCGTCTTGACGAGCTCGACCGGCGGATCGTTGCGCGGCTGCTGGAGGACGGGCGCGCCTCGTACGCGCAGATCGGCGACAGGGTGGGGCTGTCGGCCCCCGCCGTGAAGCGGCGCGTGGACCGGCTCCGCGCGGACGGTGTGATCAACGGCTTCGCGGCCGTGGTCGACCCGGCCGCGCTCGGCTGGACGACCGAGGCGTTCATCGAGATCTTCTGCACCGGGGCGACGTCCCCGGAGGAGATCTACTCCAGCGTCCGCGGCCACCCCGAGGTCGTCGCCGCGTACACGATCAGCGGGGACGCCAGCGCGCTCGTGCACGTGCGGGCCCGCGACATCCAGCATCTGGAGCAGGCCCTCGAACGGCTGCGCCGCGAGGACAACATCACCGCGACCAAGACGGCGATCGTGCTGTCGCGGCTCATCGGCCGTCCGACCGACGCGCCCTACGGCTGA
- the rraA gene encoding ribonuclease E activity regulator RraA yields MDFVTADLIDDFGDELRSCETQFRQYGGRTAFAGPVATVRCHRDNGLVKRRLATPGEGRVLVVDGAGSLASALMGDMLAASAVAGGWAGVVINGAVRDVAALRGLDLGVKALGSNPRKSAKDGAGEADVPVAFGGAEFRPGDWLYSDEDGIVVAERELPI; encoded by the coding sequence ATGGACTTCGTGACCGCTGACCTCATCGACGACTTCGGGGACGAGCTGCGCAGCTGCGAGACGCAGTTCCGGCAGTACGGCGGGCGGACGGCGTTCGCCGGCCCGGTCGCCACCGTGCGCTGCCACCGCGACAACGGGCTGGTGAAGCGGCGGCTGGCCACTCCGGGGGAGGGCCGGGTGCTGGTCGTGGACGGCGCCGGGTCGCTGGCGTCCGCGCTGATGGGCGACATGCTCGCGGCCTCGGCGGTGGCGGGCGGCTGGGCCGGGGTCGTGATCAACGGCGCGGTCCGGGACGTGGCGGCGCTGCGCGGGCTGGACCTCGGCGTGAAGGCCCTCGGGTCCAACCCGCGCAAGAGCGCCAAGGACGGCGCGGGCGAGGCCGACGTCCCGGTGGCGTTCGGCGGCGCGGAGTTCCGGCCGGGCGACTGGCTCTACAGCGACGAGGACGGCATCGTCGTCGCGGAGCGCGAACTCCCGATCTGA